ACACGGAGCGCCACGTGAAGATGACCCTGGCGGACTGGCGCCTTACCCCGGACGTGTCCATCAACGATCCGGAACTGATGCTCTCCATGCCCCCTGGCTTGACTGCCGCCACGGGTATGGATGCGCTCTCCCACGCGGTGGAATCCCTCGTGTCCCTCAACGCCTCGCCTCTCACGGAGGCGCTCTCTCTGAAGGCGGCACGGCTCGTCTTCGACTTCCTCCCTCGGGCGGTGCGGGATGGAGGCGACCGCGAGGCGAGGGAGATGATGACCCACGCGGCCTTTCTCGCCGGAGCGGCGTTCAACAACTCGGGGCTCGGGCTGGTGCACGCCATGTCTCATCCCCTGGGAGCGAAGTACAATCTTCCTCACGGTGTCCTCAACGCCCTGCTCCTTCCTCACGTGGAACGCTATAATGCCGTGACCTGCTTCGAGAAGTTTTCCCTTCTGGGAGAACATCTGGGCATCGTGCGCTCCTGGCATTCTCCAGGGGAGAATGCGGAGACGACGCTCCAGGCCATGGGGCGGCTCGCGGAGGACGTGGGTATTCCCGCGTCGCTGGCGCGTCTCGGGGTGAAGAGCGAGGATCTCGGGGAACTCGCACGCCAGGCGGAGCAGGAGGAGATTGGGCGCACCAATCCCAGAAAGGCGAGCGTCGAAACGATTCGGGAACTTTACAGG
Above is a genomic segment from Aminiphilus circumscriptus DSM 16581 containing:
- a CDS encoding iron-containing alcohol dehydrogenase, whose protein sequence is MPGSYYLPAVNLIDFGAVAKVGSWIRTLGGSRVLIAAAAAHPGEEHAALAAEHLGREGIASVPFVKVLPNPTDVLVEEGAALYRAERCDALVAIGGGSAMDCTKAIGAVVTNGGAIRDYEGTNRLRIALPPFVAINTTAGTGSEITRFAVITDTERHVKMTLADWRLTPDVSINDPELMLSMPPGLTAATGMDALSHAVESLVSLNASPLTEALSLKAARLVFDFLPRAVRDGGDREAREMMTHAAFLAGAAFNNSGLGLVHAMSHPLGAKYNLPHGVLNALLLPHVERYNAVTCFEKFSLLGEHLGIVRSWHSPGENAETTLQAMGRLAEDVGIPASLARLGVKSEDLGELARQAEQEEIGRTNPRKASVETIRELYRAAM